Proteins from a single region of Budorcas taxicolor isolate Tak-1 chromosome 7, Takin1.1, whole genome shotgun sequence:
- the TUBB4A gene encoding tubulin beta-4A chain has product MREIVHLQAGQCGNQIGAKFWEVISDEHGIDPTGTYHGDSDLQLERINVYYNEATGGNYVPRAVLVDLEPGTMDSVRSGPFGQIFRPDNFVFGQSGAGNNWAKGHYTEGAELVDAVLDVVRKEAESCDCLQGFQLTHSLGGGTGSGMGTLLISKIREEFPDRIMNTFSVVPSPKVSDTVVEPYNATLSVHQLVENTDETYCIDNEALYDICFRTLKLTTPTYGDLNHLVSATMSGVTTCLRFPGQLNADLRKLAVNMVPFPRLHFFMPGFAPLTSRGSQQYRALTVPELTQQMFDAKNMMAACDPRHGRYLTVAAVFRGRMSMKEVDEQMLSVQSKNSSYFVEWIPNNVKTAVCDIPPRGLKMAATFIGNSTAIQELFKRISEQFTAMFRRKAFLHWYTGEGMDEMEFTEAESNMNDLVSEYQQYQDATAEEGEFEEEAEEEVA; this is encoded by the exons ATGCGGGAGATTGTGCACCTGCAGGCCGGCCAGTGCGGCAACCAGATCGGAGCCAAG TTCTGGGAGGTGATCAGTGATGAGCATGGCATTGATCCCACGGGCACATACCACGGGGACAGTGACCTCCAGCTGGAGAGAATCAACGTGTACTACAATGAGGCCACTG gaggaaattaCGTGCCCAGAGCTGTCCTGGTGGACCTTGAGCCAGGCACCATGGACTCTGTCCGCTCTGGGCCCTTCGGCCAGATCTTTCGTCCTGACAATTTTGTGTTTG gcCAGTCTGGAGCCGGCAACAACTGGGCCAAAGGCCACTACACAGAGGGCGCCGAACTGGTGGACGCCGTCCTGGACGTGGTTCGGAAGGAGGCTGAGAGCTGTGACTGTCTGCAGGGCTTCCAGCTGACCCACTCGCTGGGTGGGGGTACAGGGTCTGGAATGGGGACCCTCCTCATCAGCAAGATCCGCGAAGAGTTCCCCGACCGCATCATGAACACCTTCAGCGTGGTGCCCTCACCCAAGGTGTCGGACACGGTGGTGGAGCCCTACAACGCCACCCTGTCCGTGCACCAGCTGGTGGAGAACACGGACGAGACCTACTGCATCGACAATGAAGCGCTGTATGACATCTGCTTCCGCACCCTGAAACTGACCACCCCCACCTACGGGGACCTCAACCACCTGGTGTCGGCCACCATGAGCGGGGTCACCACCTGCCTGCGCTTCCCGGGCCAGCTCAACGCCGACCTGCGCAAGCTGGCCGTGAACATGGTGCCCTTCCCACGCCTGCACTTCTTCATGCCTGGCTTCGCCCCACTGACCAGCCGGGGCAGCCAGCAGTACAGGGCACTGACTGTCCCTGAGCTGACCCAGCAGATGTTCGATGCCAAGAACATGATGGCCGCGTGCGACCCGCGCCACGGCCGCTACCTGACCGTGGCCGCCGTCTTCCGGGGCCGCATGTCCATGAAGGAGGTGGACGAGCAGATGCTGAGCGTGCAGAGCAAGAACAGCAGCTACTTCGTGGAGTGGATCCCCAACAACGTGAAGACGGCCGTGTGCGACATCCCGCCCCGCGGGCTGAAGATGGCTGCCACCTTCATCGGCAACAGCACGGCCATCCAGGAGCTGTTCAAGCGCATCTCGGAGCAGTTCACGGCCATGTTCCGGCGCAAGGCCTTCCTGCACTGGTACACGGGCGAGGGCATGGACGAGATGGAGTTCACCGAGGCCGAGAGCAACATGAACGACCTGGTGTCCGAGTACCAGCAGTACCAGGACGCCACGGCTGAGGAGGGCGAGTTTgaggaggaggctgaggaggaggtAGCTTAG